A portion of the Sulfurospirillum diekertiae genome contains these proteins:
- a CDS encoding WD40 repeat domain-containing protein, which produces MKLFLFLNLLTSVLLSAALVPERTIETAGTVQHIALVEGKIIAGTSAGTLEVYQLSDATKLSQTKFPNIKDFTGDEVAPKVFSVDMLGNTLLAVVQASNGARELYLIEEGKPKVLIDATANLFISKAQFVDKKHILVALLSNEIFLWDIQTKKEIYRIQPSSSHFSDFALNETKSRVASACESGEITLFDVLSGKITQVLKGGNVDNVYTVDFKKDKVLCAGQDRRGIVYTLQNSTYERFDGSFLIYAGALSPSVTLGAFAFNEQNDIVVFDLATKAKVHTLKGQKSTLNTIIFATEKELVSSSDDQFIMIWRIP; this is translated from the coding sequence ATGAAATTATTTCTGTTTCTAAATCTCTTGACAAGTGTGCTGTTAAGTGCAGCGTTAGTACCAGAACGAACAATAGAAACGGCTGGAACGGTACAACATATAGCTTTGGTTGAGGGAAAGATCATCGCAGGAACAAGCGCAGGAACTCTTGAGGTGTATCAACTGAGTGATGCGACCAAACTTTCTCAAACCAAATTTCCGAATATAAAAGATTTTACAGGCGATGAGGTTGCTCCTAAAGTTTTTTCAGTTGATATGCTAGGCAACACGCTTCTTGCTGTCGTTCAAGCCAGTAACGGTGCGCGTGAGTTATACCTTATAGAAGAGGGTAAGCCTAAAGTGCTCATAGACGCTACGGCTAATCTTTTCATCTCCAAAGCACAATTTGTCGATAAAAAGCACATTTTGGTGGCACTTCTCAGTAATGAGATTTTTTTGTGGGACATTCAAACGAAAAAAGAGATTTACCGCATTCAACCTTCCTCTTCACACTTTAGCGATTTTGCATTGAATGAAACAAAAAGTAGGGTCGCAAGTGCATGTGAGTCGGGTGAAATCACTCTCTTTGATGTTTTAAGTGGCAAAATTACTCAAGTGCTCAAAGGCGGTAATGTGGACAATGTTTATACTGTGGATTTTAAAAAAGATAAAGTGCTCTGTGCGGGTCAAGACAGACGTGGCATTGTTTACACTCTTCAAAATAGCACGTATGAACGATTTGATGGCTCGTTTCTCATTTATGCGGGAGCACTGAGTCCTAGCGTAACGTTGGGTGCGTTTGCCTTTAATGAACAGAATGATATTGTTGTGTTTGATCTTGCCACAAAAGCGAAAGTTCATACGCTTAAAGGGCAAAAAAGTACGCTCAATACCATCATCTTTGCGACGGAGAAAGAGCTTGTCAGTAGCAGTGACGATCAATTTATTATGATTTGGAGAATCCCATGA